A window from Candidatus Nitrospira neomarina encodes these proteins:
- a CDS encoding phosphotransferase family protein produces the protein MPIHQGYKIFDFHKRIAIKVFDGHVNSAVIRDEIEILKRVSCMEFASSLKKWSIEERWYEEEYVNGSLDSSYKALDSVALLEKFFNEILQHLISLMLIQEPISQNSVEHALDMTRGLQSKILSKPGSTGAAYQKITSFIEDIVRRLQAEGNFPIFWVFAHGDFVPANMLNTRHGMKIIDWEGAGYRSALFDFYSYFFYRPACRGVSVSVLVSEIQKALPMVISELTAKAPEVSISLKALEKTYRWIFYLEMISRLIDREMTDENLNVMHYIQEYLKAFNLYEELCAVKND, from the coding sequence GTGCCCATTCATCAGGGGTACAAAATATTCGATTTTCACAAGAGGATTGCCATTAAAGTATTCGATGGTCATGTGAATTCCGCCGTTATTCGCGATGAAATTGAAATATTGAAACGTGTCTCCTGTATGGAATTTGCCTCTTCATTAAAAAAATGGAGTATTGAGGAAAGATGGTACGAGGAAGAATATGTGAATGGATCTTTGGATTCCTCCTATAAGGCTTTGGATTCCGTAGCGTTATTAGAAAAATTTTTCAATGAAATTCTTCAGCATTTGATAAGTTTAATGCTGATTCAGGAACCAATTTCTCAAAACTCTGTAGAACATGCTCTGGATATGACCAGGGGATTACAATCAAAAATCTTGTCAAAGCCGGGATCCACTGGAGCGGCGTATCAAAAAATTACATCATTTATTGAAGACATCGTTCGTCGACTCCAAGCGGAAGGGAATTTCCCAATTTTTTGGGTGTTTGCCCATGGAGATTTTGTTCCAGCCAATATGCTGAATACCCGGCATGGAATGAAAATAATTGATTGGGAAGGGGCTGGATATCGGAGTGCATTGTTTGATTTTTACAGTTATTTTTTTTATCGACCCGCCTGTAGGGGCGTGTCAGTAAGTGTGTTGGTTTCAGAAATACAGAAGGCATTGCCGATGGTCATTTCGGAATTAACCGCAAAGGCTCCGGAAGTTTCAATCAGCCTGAAAGCATTAGAAAAAACCTATCGATGGATTTTTTATCTTGAGATGATCTCTCGATTAATAGATCGTGAAATGACAGATGAAAACCTGAATGTGATGCATTATATCCAAGAATATCTAAAGGCGTTTAATCTTTACGAAGAATTGTGTGCCGTTAAGAACGACTGA
- the asnB gene encoding asparagine synthase (glutamine-hydrolyzing): MCGIAGELRFNQALGPEADWEKISALMARRGPNDQGIWTDHRTCTLVFRRLAIIDLSMNAHQPMTVQNGRYTLVFNGEIYNFQDLRKELEVRGVRFRSTSDTEVVLYALMEWGVAALDRFNGMFALGFFDSVEKRLLLARDHAGMKPLYYLKKSEGMVFASQYNQILAHPLSHNLEVSPEALGLYLRLAYIPAPYALMQDSNMLEPGSWVKFTADGHVEKGQYFKFPQYKTPKLQGREALEAVDSTITAAVKRHLISDVPVGAFLSGGIDSPLVVAKMRSVSAGPVEVFTIGTGEKATDETQDAMAYAKEFGVKHRIECMDPAKALDFLDDVIESCGEPFGDYSIFPTMMVSRLASQNYKVMLSGDGGDELFWGYTGRFGSLVKNAGDFRYPFWWRWVWRGLKRVLQYGNYNHLNQPSLGSYHRLMLTHLSEKWLNRIFPSLPVWPNAYKAFEYDSCDQDRAAQYSRIAEFECHLPYVLMKVDRASMFHSLEVRVPLLDKEVIEIAAQTDWHQCLDVEQKMGKMVLRQVLSKYAKQQTQGKRGFEVPMGAWLRTSLREMVEESLLKRDEMLGLEVNKEALRRLYDLHLDGGSDLSWALWPLLSLSLWMNKHYQ; encoded by the coding sequence ATGTGTGGGATAGCTGGAGAATTACGATTTAATCAAGCGTTGGGGCCTGAAGCCGATTGGGAAAAGATTAGTGCTTTGATGGCACGTCGGGGACCCAATGACCAAGGAATCTGGACCGATCATAGGACGTGTACATTAGTCTTCCGCCGTTTGGCTATCATTGATTTAAGTATGAATGCCCACCAACCTATGACCGTTCAAAATGGTCGCTATACGCTGGTCTTTAATGGTGAGATATATAATTTTCAGGACTTACGGAAAGAATTGGAAGTTCGTGGAGTTCGATTTCGGTCAACCAGCGACACCGAAGTAGTGCTGTATGCCCTGATGGAATGGGGAGTCGCAGCATTGGATCGCTTTAACGGAATGTTTGCCTTGGGGTTTTTTGATTCGGTGGAAAAGCGATTGCTATTGGCTCGGGACCATGCTGGCATGAAACCGCTGTATTATCTCAAGAAGTCTGAAGGAATGGTATTTGCGTCTCAATATAATCAGATTCTGGCGCATCCCTTGAGCCATAATCTTGAGGTCTCGCCTGAAGCACTGGGTCTCTATTTGCGGTTGGCCTATATTCCTGCGCCTTATGCCCTGATGCAGGATTCCAATATGCTTGAGCCTGGTTCCTGGGTCAAATTTACGGCGGATGGACACGTAGAAAAAGGGCAATACTTTAAATTTCCGCAGTACAAAACGCCGAAATTGCAAGGGCGGGAGGCTCTGGAAGCGGTGGATTCGACGATCACCGCGGCTGTGAAACGGCATCTGATCAGTGATGTTCCCGTCGGAGCATTCCTTTCCGGAGGTATTGACTCACCGCTGGTCGTCGCAAAAATGAGATCGGTGAGTGCAGGCCCCGTTGAGGTCTTTACAATCGGAACCGGTGAAAAAGCCACGGATGAAACACAGGATGCCATGGCCTATGCGAAAGAATTTGGGGTTAAACATAGGATTGAATGTATGGATCCCGCCAAAGCGCTTGATTTCTTGGATGATGTGATAGAAAGCTGTGGAGAGCCGTTTGGAGATTATTCTATATTCCCCACGATGATGGTATCCCGCCTGGCCAGTCAAAATTACAAGGTCATGCTTTCCGGCGATGGCGGTGATGAATTGTTTTGGGGCTACACGGGCCGCTTTGGTTCCTTGGTGAAAAATGCAGGGGATTTTCGGTACCCATTTTGGTGGCGTTGGGTATGGCGGGGATTGAAGAGAGTTCTGCAATATGGAAATTATAACCATCTCAATCAACCTTCACTCGGAAGCTATCATCGTCTTATGCTCACCCATCTTTCTGAAAAATGGTTGAACCGAATTTTTCCGTCATTGCCAGTTTGGCCAAATGCCTATAAAGCCTTTGAATATGATAGTTGCGATCAAGATCGTGCAGCACAATATTCCCGAATTGCCGAATTTGAATGTCATTTGCCCTATGTGTTGATGAAAGTGGATCGGGCAAGCATGTTCCATTCATTGGAAGTTCGGGTGCCGCTCCTGGATAAGGAAGTTATTGAAATAGCGGCACAAACCGACTGGCACCAGTGCCTTGATGTGGAGCAAAAAATGGGGAAGATGGTTTTACGTCAGGTCTTATCCAAGTATGCTAAACAACAGACTCAAGGAAAGCGGGGTTTTGAGGTGCCTATGGGAGCATGGTTACGTACTTCACTCCGGGAAATGGTTGAGGAGAGTCTACTGAAACGAGATGAAATGTTGGGGTTGGAAGTAAACAAGGAAGCTCTTCGACGGCTGTATGATCTGCATCTCGATGGTGGGAGCGATCTTTCATGGGCGCTATGGCCTCTGCTCAGCTTATCGCTATGGATGAATAAACATTATCAGTAG
- a CDS encoding O-antigen ligase family protein, producing MGLALRLFISPQKFFQLWNNLPLRWLLIVGILYWAGAFILTGSYSSGLKILELGFSAGIVYLLAEQRKYLSTALVGAGISLFAIGLALLGYGAPRLVQAEIEGVTFGNPISFGIPAAFILLYSIVDDGKWLFLQNSAFSRRLVGGTAFIFLLLSTSRGSWAVACVGVFIMLLFSKIRMKMRILMSLMFMCVFLFSLLLTEKGATINKWFDKATDSERSLAEKTTGRFDMWILFPKVLKDSPILGFGPGSGPKVYATYSISDPNVHFKPGVELAWHSLYLHVGVETGLIGLILLTGFLATLMSKGLVHRRVTGEVGPLLGLLCFMTIGLSVSAFDPLSGLFLGMALLGNTRGARVRRQNGWRTRPQGVKTDSRTNYSAYQVVKP from the coding sequence ATGGGGCTGGCTCTCAGGCTTTTTATAAGCCCTCAAAAATTTTTCCAATTATGGAACAATCTCCCGTTGCGTTGGCTTCTCATTGTAGGGATATTGTATTGGGCGGGAGCTTTTATTTTGACGGGGAGCTATTCCTCTGGTCTTAAGATCTTGGAGCTTGGGTTCAGTGCAGGCATCGTGTATCTCCTTGCTGAACAACGAAAATACCTGTCAACGGCACTCGTCGGTGCGGGCATTTCCCTCTTTGCTATTGGGTTAGCCTTATTGGGATACGGGGCACCACGATTGGTGCAGGCTGAAATAGAAGGCGTGACTTTCGGAAATCCGATCAGCTTCGGTATTCCTGCGGCGTTTATCCTCCTGTATTCAATTGTGGACGACGGCAAATGGCTTTTTTTACAAAATTCGGCATTTTCCCGCCGGTTAGTTGGGGGAACAGCTTTTATTTTTTTACTTCTCTCAACATCGCGAGGGAGTTGGGCTGTTGCCTGTGTGGGTGTATTCATCATGCTCCTGTTTTCTAAAATCAGAATGAAAATGCGGATACTGATGTCCTTAATGTTCATGTGTGTTTTTTTATTCAGCCTCCTTTTAACGGAAAAGGGCGCCACCATAAACAAATGGTTTGACAAGGCTACAGACAGTGAGAGAAGTCTGGCGGAAAAAACTACGGGACGTTTCGATATGTGGATTCTATTTCCGAAAGTCCTGAAAGATTCACCAATTTTGGGCTTTGGCCCTGGCTCAGGGCCAAAGGTTTATGCGACCTATTCCATCTCTGATCCTAATGTACATTTTAAACCCGGTGTGGAATTGGCCTGGCATTCGCTGTACCTCCACGTGGGTGTTGAGACGGGGCTAATCGGCCTCATACTTTTGACGGGTTTCCTTGCTACCCTAATGAGCAAAGGGCTTGTTCATAGACGGGTGACGGGCGAAGTAGGGCCGCTTTTAGGCCTATTGTGTTTCATGACGATCGGTCTTTCCGTGTCTGCTTTTGATCCATTGTCTGGACTTTTCTTGGGTATGGCGTTGCTTGGTAACACACGGGGAGCAAGGGTACGACGGCAAAACGGATGGAGAACGCGACCGCAGGGCGTAAAAACAGATAGCCGCACCAATTACTCAGCCTATCAGGTAGTTAAACCCTGA
- a CDS encoding glycosyltransferase family 2 protein — translation MLHQEKPLVTIAIPTYNRADTYLKHTLHSAINQSYKNLEIIVSDNCSADHTEQVVNEFNDSRIRYEKHSQNIGHFNNFKYCIEQARGDYFLLLQDDDLIDEDFVDVCLKTVNYSLMDIGVIRTGTRYIGPDGQWLGEWPNTVGGLSTEEFLLAYLSFETGIYLCSTLLNTKKLREIGGMHSKHNLLLDVMAIAKLSSRYGRKDIRESKASNRKHLNELTLSLKTKEWCEESLLLVETMCQLVSEKSMVQKIRRTGKNFIFRHNYNLLKKEKFLSSRLKALFLISRKCGYLFSFSRFLKYAILDEWKAGKRKMKRLIGSFGYEA, via the coding sequence ATGCTCCATCAGGAAAAGCCATTAGTCACGATTGCGATTCCGACCTACAATCGAGCAGACACGTATTTGAAGCACACCCTTCACAGCGCGATAAACCAATCCTATAAAAATTTAGAAATTATCGTTTCAGACAATTGTTCGGCTGATCATACCGAACAAGTGGTGAACGAATTTAATGATTCTCGCATTCGATATGAAAAGCACAGTCAAAATATCGGGCATTTCAATAATTTTAAGTATTGTATAGAACAAGCCCGGGGAGATTATTTTTTACTGTTACAGGATGATGATCTTATTGATGAGGATTTTGTTGATGTGTGCTTAAAAACGGTGAACTATTCATTGATGGATATTGGAGTGATCAGAACAGGAACTCGCTATATTGGCCCAGATGGGCAGTGGCTAGGGGAGTGGCCCAACACAGTAGGTGGACTTTCAACGGAAGAATTTCTTTTGGCGTATTTATCCTTTGAGACGGGTATTTACCTCTGCAGTACCCTATTGAATACCAAAAAGTTAAGAGAAATCGGCGGCATGCATTCAAAACATAATTTACTGTTAGATGTCATGGCAATAGCCAAATTATCCTCTCGGTATGGCCGAAAGGATATTCGAGAAAGTAAGGCAAGTAATCGGAAACACCTCAATGAATTAACATTATCTCTGAAAACTAAAGAGTGGTGTGAAGAGTCATTGCTATTGGTCGAAACGATGTGCCAGTTGGTTTCTGAAAAGAGTATGGTCCAAAAAATAAGAAGGACAGGGAAGAATTTCATCTTCAGACATAATTATAATTTACTAAAAAAAGAGAAGTTTTTGAGCTCCCGTTTAAAGGCCTTATTCCTGATTTCCCGGAAATGTGGGTATTTATTTTCTTTCAGCCGGTTTTTGAAATACGCCATTCTTGATGAATGGAAAGCGGGTAAAAGGAAAATGAAACGATTAATAGGTTCTTTTGGGTATGAAGCGTAG
- a CDS encoding glycosyltransferase: MPPKKPKVLFLAYYFPPLNAGACVRTWNIAKYLSRLGWDVTVVTPDPHLWRLRDISEIEKINLELNKEGIKCIHTGHDWRFLSPGCLKFENSGIKWFLGGVGRRIASKWRLEREIGWIKEAKRTCSTLGKEDVDIILASGSPFCSFGLAKWLSDKLNRPYVLDYRDPWTGNPHAQYPKPQKTINEEKELLQSSAAVTIVSPSWAMDLTRRYGLKEKIHVISNGFDPDEMSQVQPTHFPHFAIVYTGDFYPPKRVITPFMEALKHLKELRGKEKGKWCLYYYGQMGEHVREEAERLGMTDEVKLQGKVHRNVALSAVAGANISIVITSIPDDVTIADKGMITCKVFESLGLKTPILLICPLGSDVAILEQCKGVRAFQKNNIVGMASYLNERIESQGERIEGEDPYSWVNLSKQLNDILLKKSLVE; the protein is encoded by the coding sequence ATGCCTCCCAAAAAACCCAAAGTCCTGTTTCTTGCGTATTATTTTCCCCCGCTCAATGCCGGTGCATGTGTCCGAACCTGGAATATCGCCAAGTATCTCTCCAGGTTAGGTTGGGATGTCACTGTGGTAACACCCGATCCTCACCTGTGGCGATTAAGGGACATTAGCGAAATTGAGAAGATTAATCTTGAGCTAAATAAAGAAGGAATTAAGTGTATTCATACCGGGCATGACTGGCGGTTTCTTTCACCTGGATGCCTGAAATTCGAGAATTCCGGAATCAAATGGTTTTTGGGAGGGGTAGGTCGACGGATTGCAAGCAAGTGGAGGCTTGAAAGAGAAATTGGCTGGATCAAAGAAGCCAAGCGGACATGCTCAACCTTAGGTAAAGAGGATGTAGACATCATTCTTGCGAGTGGGTCACCGTTTTGTTCATTTGGATTGGCGAAATGGCTATCAGATAAACTGAACCGACCCTATGTGCTTGATTACCGTGATCCTTGGACCGGCAATCCTCACGCACAGTATCCGAAACCTCAGAAAACCATTAATGAAGAGAAAGAGCTGCTCCAAAGTAGCGCTGCTGTGACCATCGTCTCCCCCTCCTGGGCAATGGATTTAACCCGACGATATGGTCTGAAGGAAAAAATTCACGTCATTTCGAATGGCTTTGATCCGGATGAAATGAGTCAAGTACAGCCTACCCATTTTCCACATTTCGCGATAGTGTATACTGGGGATTTCTATCCTCCCAAACGGGTGATTACGCCGTTCATGGAAGCTCTAAAGCATTTGAAGGAATTAAGAGGTAAAGAAAAGGGAAAATGGTGTCTGTATTATTATGGTCAAATGGGAGAGCATGTCAGAGAAGAAGCCGAGCGATTGGGGATGACTGATGAAGTGAAGCTTCAGGGAAAGGTCCACCGCAATGTCGCGCTATCCGCTGTTGCTGGTGCGAACATATCCATTGTCATTACCTCCATCCCTGACGACGTCACGATTGCCGATAAAGGAATGATCACATGCAAAGTCTTTGAATCTTTAGGGTTGAAGACTCCAATTCTGCTGATATGTCCATTGGGTAGTGATGTCGCCATATTAGAACAGTGTAAAGGGGTACGCGCGTTCCAAAAAAATAATATCGTTGGTATGGCTTCCTATCTCAATGAACGAATTGAAAGTCAAGGGGAGAGAATAGAAGGAGAAGACCCATATTCATGGGTCAATTTAAGTAAGCAGCTGAATGACATTCTTCTCAAAAAGTCTTTAGTTGAGTAG
- a CDS encoding glycosyltransferase has protein sequence MKVAFIVSQFPSATETFVQSQIVGMIEAGLEVNIFAGKARDDLPNSENLKKYMLRERTRYQVVPKNKVRRFAKGLYLILKYILKYPVPIVRSLNVFQYGRAASSLTLLYKIIPFLGTGPYDIIHCQFGTDGLQGLYIKQVAAPTAKVVTSFRGFDASKMIYECPDLYKTLFREGDLFLPVSHSLKNLIVQQGCDERKIVVLASGIKCQNLAWSPKNVLQDEPIHVITIARLIEKKGIPYAIEAVDKIVKSGKSIRYSIIGEGELRGDLEQLIQERDLKEHVRLLGWKSHEEVIRLLQDAHILIAPSVTAKDGDQEGIPNAIKEAMAMGLPVIATQHSGIPELVEDGVSGYLVRERDADALADRLSYLVDHPEKWPDMGRAGRARVETDYDMKTLNDRLVELYGQVCAKT, from the coding sequence ATGAAAGTAGCGTTTATCGTGAGCCAGTTTCCCTCTGCCACGGAAACATTTGTGCAAAGTCAAATTGTAGGAATGATCGAAGCTGGACTTGAGGTCAACATTTTTGCCGGGAAAGCAAGAGATGATCTTCCGAATTCAGAAAACCTCAAAAAATATATGTTGAGGGAACGGACGAGGTATCAAGTTGTACCAAAAAATAAAGTTCGACGATTCGCCAAGGGGTTGTATCTTATTCTTAAATATATCCTAAAATATCCCGTTCCAATAGTGAGATCCTTAAATGTTTTTCAATATGGAAGGGCCGCTTCATCATTAACGCTTCTGTATAAAATTATTCCCTTTTTAGGAACGGGACCCTATGACATTATTCATTGTCAATTTGGCACGGATGGTCTGCAAGGATTATATATTAAGCAGGTGGCTGCCCCAACGGCTAAAGTGGTGACTTCTTTTCGAGGATTTGATGCCTCAAAAATGATCTATGAATGCCCCGATTTGTATAAAACATTATTTAGGGAAGGGGACCTCTTTTTACCGGTCAGTCATTCTCTGAAAAATCTCATTGTCCAACAAGGATGTGATGAGAGGAAAATTGTCGTTTTGGCCTCTGGTATTAAATGCCAAAACCTCGCATGGTCCCCCAAGAACGTTCTCCAGGATGAACCGATACACGTCATAACCATTGCCCGGTTGATTGAGAAAAAGGGTATTCCCTATGCGATTGAAGCAGTCGATAAGATAGTTAAATCGGGAAAATCCATCCGCTACTCCATAATCGGAGAGGGCGAATTACGAGGGGACCTGGAGCAATTAATTCAGGAGCGAGATCTCAAGGAGCATGTGCGGTTACTAGGATGGAAAAGCCATGAGGAAGTCATTCGATTGTTGCAGGATGCACACATATTGATCGCTCCAAGTGTGACCGCCAAAGACGGTGATCAGGAAGGCATTCCCAATGCAATTAAAGAGGCCATGGCCATGGGGTTGCCGGTTATTGCCACTCAGCATAGCGGCATCCCGGAACTCGTGGAAGATGGTGTATCGGGTTATCTGGTACGGGAGCGAGACGCGGATGCCCTGGCCGATCGACTGTCCTACCTGGTTGACCATCCTGAAAAATGGCCGGATATGGGAAGAGCCGGACGTGCCCGGGTGGAAACGGACTATGACATGAAAACTCTAAATGATCGGTTGGTGGAATTGTATGGACAAGTGTGTGCAAAAACGTGA
- the asnB gene encoding asparagine synthase (glutamine-hydrolyzing), translated as MCGIAGWLGHLPDSESYAARLAKVLHHRGPDAHGIQIWPEATLIHTRLSIIDLSPGGAQPMANEDGTIWVVFNGEIYNHRELRQDLEARGHIFKGRSDTEVIVHLYEEKGLAFLDRLRGMFALAIYNTQTDTLLLARDRFGIKPLFYAPGANRLSFASEIRALRELPGINVQPDRQAISDFAALFYIPAPETFFVGIRALQPGEVLVAQLDTHTISWDIQKYHQWAIAPNLDMSLEQAKAQADSLITGAVRQQLESDVPLGALLSGGIDSSLVSVAAQQNLKSSLQTFNAQFSEEEYDETWAAVAVGKHIGSHHRTLRVGNSKGTWDHITDLLLHAGQPFADTSFFAVNAVSRLMRRYVTVALSGDGGDEGFGGYDHYWRIGDIIRYQRFPSWLWRTAGAISFPLAQLGMLRNSFPNRIRDLTGADDTMILQTLVSWIREDEHENLCLDANLFPVRRLFERQWEHRLPSKVSRLERLSAHAAEVDVRLRLPNDFLFKVDMASMKESLEVRVPLLEEELFAFGLTLPHRLKVRGRMCKKVLRAVAESKLPKAVAGKPKSGFGIPMDTWVDAEFKSQLSEALLGTSSRLPEFFRPEAYRPVIEAFCTGMPHRTISRAGLYQRAIMLLAVQLALSDR; from the coding sequence ATGTGTGGTATTGCCGGGTGGTTAGGACATCTTCCTGACAGTGAGTCTTACGCAGCACGGTTAGCCAAAGTTCTCCATCACCGGGGTCCGGATGCACATGGCATTCAGATCTGGCCTGAGGCAACTCTCATTCATACACGGTTAAGTATTATTGATTTGTCTCCGGGTGGTGCGCAACCGATGGCGAACGAAGACGGGACCATCTGGGTAGTTTTTAACGGGGAAATCTATAACCATCGGGAACTTCGACAGGATCTTGAAGCTCGCGGACATATTTTCAAAGGGCGATCGGACACTGAGGTCATTGTTCATCTTTATGAGGAAAAAGGTTTAGCGTTCCTGGATAGATTGCGTGGCATGTTTGCCTTAGCGATTTATAATACACAAACTGACACCCTTCTTCTGGCCAGAGACCGATTCGGTATTAAGCCACTGTTTTATGCCCCGGGAGCCAACCGGCTTTCGTTCGCCAGCGAAATCCGGGCACTCCGTGAATTGCCGGGAATCAACGTTCAGCCGGATAGACAGGCGATTTCCGATTTTGCTGCCCTATTCTACATTCCTGCCCCTGAGACGTTTTTTGTCGGAATTCGTGCTCTTCAACCGGGAGAGGTCCTGGTCGCCCAATTGGATACCCACACGATTTCCTGGGACATCCAAAAGTATCATCAATGGGCCATTGCTCCCAATTTAGATATGTCGTTAGAGCAGGCTAAGGCACAAGCTGATTCTTTGATAACAGGGGCCGTCCGACAACAATTGGAAAGCGATGTTCCGCTTGGTGCCCTTCTCAGCGGTGGGATCGATTCCTCCTTGGTAAGTGTTGCGGCTCAGCAAAACCTTAAATCTTCCCTGCAGACCTTTAACGCGCAATTCTCAGAGGAGGAGTATGATGAGACCTGGGCAGCGGTAGCAGTAGGGAAACACATTGGAAGCCATCACCGAACGCTAAGAGTCGGAAACAGCAAAGGGACCTGGGACCATATAACAGATCTTCTTCTTCATGCCGGACAGCCTTTTGCCGATACCTCATTTTTTGCAGTCAATGCGGTTTCCAGGCTAATGCGTCGATATGTGACAGTCGCACTTTCTGGAGACGGAGGGGACGAAGGGTTTGGGGGCTATGACCATTATTGGAGAATTGGGGATATCATTCGATACCAGCGTTTTCCCTCATGGTTGTGGCGGACAGCTGGTGCTATTTCGTTTCCACTAGCTCAACTTGGCATGTTGCGTAATTCATTTCCAAATAGGATCAGGGATCTTACCGGCGCTGACGACACCATGATTTTGCAGACCTTAGTTTCTTGGATACGCGAGGACGAACATGAAAATCTTTGCCTGGACGCCAATCTTTTTCCCGTCCGTCGCCTGTTTGAACGACAATGGGAGCATCGGTTGCCAAGTAAGGTTTCTCGGTTGGAACGGTTGTCTGCGCATGCGGCTGAAGTCGACGTTCGTCTAAGATTGCCCAATGACTTTCTTTTTAAGGTGGATATGGCAAGCATGAAAGAGAGTTTGGAAGTACGTGTGCCCTTGTTAGAAGAAGAGTTGTTTGCCTTTGGCCTTACACTTCCTCACCGGCTGAAAGTGAGAGGACGAATGTGTAAAAAGGTATTACGAGCAGTGGCCGAAAGTAAATTGCCTAAAGCCGTTGCTGGAAAGCCAAAATCTGGATTTGGAATCCCCATGGATACCTGGGTAGATGCGGAATTCAAATCGCAATTGTCAGAGGCGCTGCTCGGTACTTCCAGTCGCCTTCCCGAATTCTTCCGACCTGAGGCGTATCGCCCGGTAATAGAGGCTTTTTGTACTGGAATGCCTCATCGTACAATTTCTCGGGCAGGACTGTACCAACGGGCCATTATGCTGCTAGCCGTCCAATTGGCCCTTTCTGATAGGTAA
- a CDS encoding glycosyltransferase family 4 protein has translation MALQNANKKLVIITNVRHYEVAGQFYASGPYTLQIQPLADLFEKVLIAAPFQKGLPPRDCLPFANGNISILPQMETGGRTFKEKILLYVNIPRHLLELSNAMLKGDVIQVRCPCNLGLFGTILAPLFSKYLIANYAGQWMSFTGEPFSYRLQRFILRSWWWRNGLVFVYGGEPNQPKQVIPIFASTMTAKQVQRGVEAAGQKQLTFPIQILFVGRLVPAKGVDVLLKAASALLKQNISFKLSIVGDGHDRGRLETMTKQLDLEKNVHFVGPLPYVEVMSWYEKAHVLVLPTKSEGFPKVLVEAMCYGVVCVATDTGLIPWMLKERGFVFPYGDVEKLAAQLRCIMEDPSMVQRLSKEASAWAQNYSIEGVREALRRLFLERWNYSFLKEEDKERGE, from the coding sequence ATGGCATTACAGAATGCAAATAAAAAATTGGTCATCATCACGAATGTTCGGCATTATGAAGTTGCGGGACAATTCTACGCGTCCGGTCCCTACACTCTACAGATCCAGCCTTTAGCGGATCTGTTTGAAAAAGTATTGATCGCAGCACCATTTCAGAAAGGCCTCCCTCCTCGCGATTGTCTCCCCTTTGCCAACGGTAATATTTCAATTTTGCCGCAAATGGAGACCGGTGGACGAACCTTTAAGGAAAAAATTTTGCTTTATGTCAATATCCCGAGACATCTGCTGGAACTGAGTAATGCAATGTTAAAAGGTGATGTCATCCAGGTTCGATGCCCATGTAATCTTGGATTGTTTGGAACTATTCTGGCCCCACTGTTCTCCAAGTATTTAATAGCCAACTATGCCGGACAGTGGATGAGTTTTACCGGGGAACCTTTTTCTTATCGTTTGCAGCGGTTTATCTTACGCTCCTGGTGGTGGCGAAATGGGCTGGTTTTTGTTTATGGGGGAGAGCCAAACCAGCCCAAGCAGGTTATCCCAATATTTGCTTCCACAATGACGGCAAAGCAAGTGCAGCGTGGCGTGGAGGCTGCGGGTCAAAAGCAATTGACTTTTCCTATTCAGATCCTGTTTGTAGGGAGATTAGTCCCCGCCAAGGGAGTTGATGTCTTGCTGAAAGCAGCCTCTGCGCTGTTAAAACAAAATATTTCGTTCAAGTTATCAATTGTGGGGGATGGGCACGATCGGGGCCGTCTTGAAACGATGACGAAACAGCTGGATTTGGAAAAGAATGTACATTTTGTCGGGCCACTTCCCTATGTTGAAGTAATGAGTTGGTATGAAAAGGCGCATGTGTTGGTCCTACCTACCAAAAGTGAGGGCTTTCCTAAAGTTCTCGTAGAAGCGATGTGTTATGGGGTGGTGTGCGTAGCAACCGACACCGGGTTGATCCCGTGGATGCTTAAGGAGAGAGGTTTTGTCTTTCCCTATGGGGACGTGGAAAAATTGGCAGCTCAACTGCGATGTATCATGGAAGATCCTTCGATGGTTCAACGACTTTCAAAAGAGGCGAGTGCGTGGGCACAAAACTACTCTATTGAAGGAGTTCGAGAGGCTCTACGGCGTTTATTTCTAGAGCGTTGGAATTATAGTTTCTTAAAGGAGGAGGATAAAGAGCGCGGGGAATGA